ATGACAGGGAATTGATGGAATGTGAAGTTATGGAGTTACAATAGTTctacaaaaacaacaacaggtTTATCCCAGGcccttttaatttaatttctaaatggAAGAGATTCAGCAAACAGGTACCACAAGAAGGTGCTTAAAAAATCTTGACTGTTACTCATACTTACTGTTTCTTGAACAGGTCTGAACTGGCTGTCCAAAGCTACCACACgaaacaacactgaaaaagacacaggaaaaaaacagatcaTTCATTTTAGCATTGGGAAGTCACTTCCAATGTACAGCCGAAATAAACTTTGCCCAGGCCTTCAGGGAGAACTACAGAGGCCCCAAAGAACTCGAAAGGATTTGATAACCTTAgccagtgaaaaagaaaatcaaaataaatagattCAATCCTGACACACTGGGACTAAAGTAGTCTCTAGAGGAAATACAGATACTTAGAACTGCCTTCATTTCTTCTTGAAGGACTTAGTGCTTTGGAACATTTCCTTAAAAACTGTTCATACAAAACATTTTGATACTTAAAAACAGTTTACATGAATCTTTCAATGAAAGAATTGAAGTGAAGGAAGGATTTGTCTTTATTCTAAGCATAAACCCATGCAGCACTGAAGTATAATTAACTAACTATACCGCAGCTTGTACTGCCATTTAAATATCATGATGGAATCAGCACTGTGAATTGGATTAGTAGTTACGTAGAAAAAGCTGTTAAGAGGAAATAACatcattactttatttttatatgaattaATTCAAAGCTTAGCCTATTATTTTCAGTACCTTCAAGGACAATTTATGTGactgacttcagtaaagctggCAAAACTCAAGGTGGTATAAAAGGCAATTAACTCAGTAAAAATACATTCTCTACTCATTTGCTGCAATTTTGTGAATAGATTCtattttttactgatttttgaTAAGCCCAACCTCAGATGACAATTATACACCATCTGAAGGATTGCTCATGGCTGTCACTGTCCATGACCTTTTTCTCCACAAGAGGAAGTCCTTGTCGTTCTAGACCCAGGCTTGCACTCAGTTTCCCAGTTCACTAGCTGACTCAAACTCCTCAGCACCTTCTTGCTCTGGTTTGTAGATGGGTTTGTCTGTTTGGATGAAGACAGTATTATCCACGTTCTGAATCGCCACTGATCTTCTCTCAGATAAGTTGACTGTGGTTCCTTTGGCAGAGAATGAAATGAATGCCAGGGGGTCAGAAATAGCAGAAGGAacctggagaaaaataaaatctcagatGAAAAGTAGCAAATTAAATATGTTGTGGTGCTCTGATGCCCAGGATTCTTGAGTAACATATGGACTGACAAGTGAGTCATAAATATCTCATACAAAGTCATAAAAAGCCTCATCTTTACCAGTGAGATAGTATCTGGGAATTTCTGCTGTGGAAATCTGTCATCAGGCACTAAAGTTTTGAGTTATGCCCTGTCCTATGCATTTCCTCATATCATGTAGCTATCTACCTGCACAGGGGTTGACCCAGACGTATCACTCAATTTTGAAGTGTTTCCTGGAAGACCTAACCTTGGGACTTGTTTCTCACATCTGTTCAGATGTTGCAGAGTCACAGGAAAGCAAATAAGCATGTCCCACCTGGGTTTTCCAGCTTGACAATTATGACAGGTCAACAGAGTGCATGCACCTGTGATGgcaattaaaagattttttctaTTCAGTCTTGCTCCAGCTTCCCCTTACAACCCATATGTCTTTCTTTCTACTGCCTAGATTGTCAGCCTTTCCAGCAGTCTGTCTGTTCCTGCCTTCACTGACAAAAAGAGCTGCACTCAGAAGTATCTCCAGCTTCTACACTCTCTGCAGTAGTCTCAAAAGATAAAATACCTTGAAGTTGTAGCACTTGAAGAATTCACTCTTCATTGCAGATTCTTCAAAGAGAGTTTCCTGGATACTGCCATATTCCAGGACAATACTCAGGGACAGAGGTTCACTGAGTCCATGCAACTGCACACAAGCGGTCTGTGGAGAGTCACTTCGCACTACTGTTGGGACCAGCAGCACATACTGACTGTAAGAAGGCAAGACCAGATCAGAGTGTTCAGTCATGAAAAGAAGTcagagcaaagaggagaggaaaatccCACAGAAATGCCATACTTGTGAAGGAAGACATGGTCAGAAGTTTGCTCAGACAATGGAAAGGATTGCAATTTCTTTCAATGAATTTTAAACAACATGCTAAGAAAGTACGGCTGGCAATTTTTTTGTCCCTCACAGTACTTTCTGACCTGAAAGACTGGCATCATTCTGTGCAGTCTCTTACCCAGCACAATGCTACGTCTTTCCATTCCAGGTATTTACACAGCTCCTATTATTGAAGTGTCTAAGCACCTGACAAGCATATCTGTCCTCCCGTGACCTATATGTATACTTAAATCTCTGAAATATCCCACAAGCAGGAGTGATATTTAGCTTCTTTTAGAGATAAGTGACATAAATACTAGTTAATTGGTGCaacagattatttctttttctttcagtatctCTCTCTTCAGGTAAGAACTGACATATCTTAAGTCAATCAGCATAATGCACAAAATATTCCAGGGAACACTCAATCTAACCTGCATGCTCTATTCTTTTTCCATtcctctccctgtgctgcttcctttgcttctttcttccatTAGGCTTTTTTTTAGTTATACTACTCTCTATAAGTAAGGCAGCCTTCCTTCCCCAGattcttcctctgaaaaaaattccttcagaTTTGCTATTGTTGGCTAAGGCCCTTCTGTTAATCTCCAATT
This genomic window from Phaenicophaeus curvirostris isolate KB17595 chromosome 1, BPBGC_Pcur_1.0, whole genome shotgun sequence contains:
- the LOC138717221 gene encoding ovostatin-like; amino-acid sequence: MWSRILLSILSLNWIATVSSEPQYVLLVPTVVRSDSPQTACVQLHGLSEPLSLSIVLEYGSIQETLFEESAMKSEFFKCYNFKVPSAISDPLAFISFSAKGTTVNLSERRSVAIQNVDNTVFIQTDKPIYKPEQEVLFRVVALDSQFRPVQETYPQIIIELSETHQKLTI